The Hymenobacter sp. DG25A nucleotide sequence GCTGTGCGCTGCCCGGTACTGGCCCTGGGCGGCAGCAAAGACCTGCAGGTAGCCTCGTCCGTGAATTTGCCGGCTATTGAGAAAACCCTGAAGGCCGTGCCCAACCGCGACGTAACGGTAAAAGAGCTGCCGGGCCTGAATCATTTATTCCAGACCGCCAACACCGGCGGCGTGGGAGAATACGCACAGCTGGAAGAAACCTTCTCACCCACCGCCCTAAAAATTATCGGCGACTGGGTCACGGAGCACACTAAGCGTTAAGCGGCTTTTGCGTTAATCTGTCACGTAAGACTACTGCTCTGGAGGGAGCTTCTGTGGGTGTACCTACAGAAGCTCCCTCCTTCATTTTTAGTCCGTTAAGTGACGGTGCAGCACCGGGACTTTCCGCTGCTCCTGCTCCAATCCTTACTAAGCCCACCTTTATTCCCTGCCACGCCATCAGCCGGATAAGCATGGCGCAGGCCCAGGCGGCTTAAAATGGCTTGATGATTGCGGATTAAAAAAATGGTTAGATTTCAACCTTCACCTGCACCCATCCGCCATATCAACAACCTTACATAGCACTTTATGAATACACGCTTACTCCTCCTCCGCAGGTTCTGCGCCCTTGTGCTGTTGGTTTTAATGCCTGGTATTTTGTTGGCCGGCCCCGAAGACCCCAAGCTCAACGGCCAATGGTCGGGAATGCTGAAAGTGGCGGGCACGGAGATGGAGATGATTGTGACTATTGTTCCGCTTTCTACCGGCGGCTATTATGCGGCGCTGGATATTCCAAAGCAGAAAATCAGCCGCATGCCCATGAAGGCATCCTTAACCAACCAGGATGTGCTGCTGAAGATAGACCAGGCCGGCAGCCGCTTCACAGGCAAGCTGAATATGGCGGGCACCGAGATGAAGGGCACCTGGCAGCAGCCGGGCATTACAGGTCCGCTGGTGCTCAAGCGTATTTCTACTTCCATCCTCAACGCGGCTTTTAAAGCGGCTCCGCCTTACCGACGCGAAGAGGTAATTGTACCCAATAAGCCGTTTAAGCTTCGTCTGGGTGCTACGCTCACCATGCCCAACGGCGCCGGCCCCTTCCCGGCCGTGGCATTGGTATCAGACCTGGGTGCCCAGGACCGCGACGCCTCCCAGGAGCAATACCGCATGTTTGCTATTCTGGCCGATTACCTCACGCGCCAGGGCTTTGCCGTGTTGCGCTACGATGACCGGGGCGTGGGCCAGTCAAACGGCCGATACTACTCCGCCACCACCGCCGACCTGGTGACAGATGCGCAGGCCGCCATGGGCTTTCTGCGGGCTCACTACCGGGTAAAGAAAAACCAAGTAGGTCTGATTGGGCACGGCGAAGGCGCCAACATTGCCCTGCTGGCCGCGGCGCAGCCCAAAGGCCCCGATTTTGTGGTGTCGCTAGCGGGCTCCGGCCAAACCGGGCAAGCCGTAATGCAGCAGCAGCAGGTAGAAATTCTGCGGCTGATTGGTGCCAATGCCAACCAGGTGAAATCAGCCCTGGCCCTGGATAATCAGATGGTGAACGTGATTCGCCAGACACCCGACGATAAACTGGCCCGCGCCAAAGTGGGCGTGCTGCTGCGCCAGATTAATAACGACCTGGCTTTTACCATGGTGCAGGCCCGCGTAGAGCAGCTGACCTCGCCCTGGTACCGCTACTACCTAGATTTCAACCCGGTTTCCAAGCTCCACAGCGTGAAATGCCCGGTACTGGCCATGAACGGCACCGCCGACCTGCAGGTGATGGCCAACAAAAACCTTTCGCTCCTGCACAAAGGCCTCCGCAACAGCCGCAAAGTCACGATAGTGAAGCTGCCCGGGGTAAACCACCTGTTCCAGCCCGACCGCAGCGAATGGGCCCTGATCAATAACGAGCAACAGCCGGTGTTTGCGCCCAAGGCTTTGGCTACGATGGATACGTGGCTTAAAAACCGCACCAAAACCAGAACCTCTTTCACCGCTCCTATTAAAGCCAAGCTGGCGGCGCCGCTGCGTAAGCCCGCCCCCGATAAAACCGCCAGCCGGTAAGCCAGGAGAGTTATAAACCAAAATGCTCCGGCAGCCAGTCTGGCTGCCGGAGCATTTTGGTTTTAGGAGCGGCTACTTTCTGCAATACCCCAGGCTGAGTTTGCCTCCCGGATTCCTTTGTGCCTTTATCAGGCCTGCACCGGCTCGGTTTCTTGTTTGGGCGATAGGTCCAGCTCGCGCAGCTGGTTGGCGCGCCAGGCCGTTACGGCCACCACCACCAGCGTCATGGTGCCGCCCAGCACCACTGAGGTAACCGTGCCCAGCAGCCGCGCCGTAGCCCCCGACTCAAAGGCGCCTATTTCGTTGGAAGAGCCGATGAAGATGTTGTTTACCGCCGAAACGCGCCCTTTCATGTACTCCGGCGTGAAGGTGTGCAGCAGTGTGGAGCGCACAATCACAGACACAGAATCGAAGATGCCCGTCATGAACAGCAGCATCAGGGACAGCCAGAAGTTGCGGGACAGCGCAAACAGGATAGTAGCCACACCAAAGCCCGCCACCGCCCACAGGAGCTTGCGGCCAGCGTGCCGGCGCAGCGGGAAGTACGTCAGCAGTACCGCCATCAGCACGGAGCCTACGGCCGGCGCGGCCCGCAGGTAGCCCAGCCCCTCGGCGCCGGTGTGCAGAATCTCATCGGCAAAAATGGGCAGCAGCGCCACCGCACCACCAAACAGCACGGCAAACAGATCCAGTGACAAGGCCGCCAGCACAATCTGGTTTTGAAAGATAAACTGCACCCCGCTCAGCACGCTTTCCTTTAGCCCCAAGCGCTGGCCTTCTATGGGCGGCAGCGGGCGCCCGGCAATACTCAGAAATAGCGCCAGGGAAAGAGTGGTCAGCACTACATCGGTCATGTACGCGGCGGAAATACCCAGCTTGGCATAGATCAGCCCGCCAATGGCCGGGCCCATCACCGCGGCGGCCTGCCAGGTAGAGCTGTTCCAGGTTATGGCATTGGCTAGCCGCTCCCGGTCGGGCAGCAGCTGCGGCATAAAGGAAAACAAAGCGGGCCCCAGAAAGCCCCGCGCCAGCCCACTGGTAAAAATAACGGCGTATAAAGGCAGGGCATGATAGCGCAGCAGCCAGCCGGCGCCTTCCGGGCGGGTAAACGAGAGCAACGCCGCCGCGCAGAACAGCAGCACCACCACGGCAGCCAGAATAATATTCTTGCGGCGTACAGAGTCGGCCAGGTGGCCGGCGTACAACGATACCACAATGCTGGGCACGGCTTCGGCCAGGCCAATAAGGCCCAGCGCCAGGGGGTCTTTGGTGAGCTGATAGATCTGCCAGCCCACTACCACCGCCTGCATTTGGGTAGCTACTACCAGGCACACGCGGGCCCCAATCAGGCGCCGAAATTCAGGAACGCGCAGGGCTGCATATGGGTCGTGCGGCCGGGCGGGCGGAAAGCTGGAGGAGGATGTCATAACGGTATTCGCAGAGCCGGCAAAGGTAGCCGAAACGCGCCGCAGAAGTACAGAATAAGGGCCGCTTATTCCTGCTGCTTGACATAGCTGAGTATTCTGTGTATCATTGACTTATTCTTCCTGCTCTGCCGGTGCGGCCACTTTTTCAGGTACCTGCCCTTCCTTATAGGACGCTACCACGGCGCCACCGCCTCCCTCCACCTAGCTGCCACTTCTCTTACCGATGTCTTCTGGCATAGGGTGCTCCTGCTGCCCTTTTCTGCCCGTTGGCCTGTCAGATACAGCTAACTGCGCTTTGCTATGGTCGATTTTCTTGCCCTCACGCATCAGCCTGCTACTCCGGTGCTGGTGGCCCGCTGGCTGCGGGCAGCCACGCCCGAAGAACTACAGCAGGGCTATAATGAGCTGCTATCGGTGGCTACGCTGCATAAAGTGCGCTACTGGCTGCTGGACTTACGCCGCCGCGGCCCCGTCAGCGCCGAGCTGGTGCAGTGGGTGCAGCAAACCTTTTTCCCGCACGCGGCCTGGGAGTTGCAGGGCAGCATCTACCTGTCTTATTTCATCTCGCCCGATCATCTGGAACAGTTGCAGCTACAGCCGGACTGGTTCGCGGAAGATCAGGGCCATTGCCTGGCCCGGGTGTTTACCGATGAGCGGCAGGCAACCGAGTGGCTGAGCCAAACCCGCCAGCAGGAACAAGTTGCCTGATTCGACTTATTCCACTGGTTTGCGTACTAAGCGAAATCCGCCCGGTTTCGCTTTTTTATTGTCTGCCGTTCTTCCTCTTTCCTATGCTACGCACTACTATCCTTGGCTTTCTGGCAGTTTTTTGCCTGAACACCGCTGCCTCCGCCCAAACCCAACCCACCACCCAGGGCCAGCAAGCCGTGCGCGTATCCCTGAAGGATGGCGCCTTTCGCCGCAAGGGGGTAATGATGCGCATCCAAAGCGGTAAAATCACCCGCCTGACTTCATCCTTCCAGCTAACCAACGGCACCACTGTTTACCCCGATGGCCATGTAGTAACCACCAACGGCACCCGCCAGCAGCTGCCCGATGGGCGCGCTATTAATATGCAAGGCGAGATTGTGGGCCTGAGTGATGATATGCTGACGGCGGCCACCATTCAGCAGCTGGATCAAATGGTTACCGGCTACACCGGCACCGTGATTAGTCTGCCCAATGCCGTACCCGCCGAGGCCGCTACCGCCCTGCAGCGCCTGGAGCGCAAAGCCGCCTTGCTGGAGCAGCTCACCGACCGCCTCGCGCAGCGCACTGCCCAGGCCGTGCCCGTCTCCCCGGAAGCCGCCCGCCTGGATGCCCAGATCAATGCCCTGGCACCTCCAGCCAAGCCATAAGCAGCCCCTCTCAACACTGAAAAGCCCGCCATAAGCGGGCTTTTTTATTTGCTTCCATTCCTTTTTTGAGTATTTTAAGCTGATAGAAAGCAAAACTGAACAATTGCACCGGTTCAGGAACATGTGAAAAATTTCTGCTTTTATTCTTATCTGGCATTGTGTTTGGGCGATTGGTTCTTTACATTTGGTCAGGAGACATCTCCGCCAATCCCCTAATTTTCTTCTTTATCCTCTAGCTGCACAATATGGCTTAAAGCTCTACGTTCCCTTATTCGTAGCCTTTATGGAAACCATGCAGCCGAGCGACTCCGCGTTGATTTCGCTCTATATCAACGGAAAAGAAGAAGCCTTCGAACTGTTGTTGAACCGGCACAAAAGCCGCGTCTTTACCACGATTATGTTAATCGTGCGGGACGAAGCCGTAGCCGAGGATCTGCTACAGGACACCTTTATCAAGGCTATCCATACCATGAAAAGCGGCCGCTACAACGAGGAAGGCAAGTTCTCGTCGTGGATTGGCCGTATTGCCCACAACCTGGCCATTGATTTCTTCCGTCGGGAGAAGCGCAGCCCGCTGCTCAATCTCGACACCTCGAGCCACGCTTTCAACTCCCTCTCGCACGCCGAGGAAGGAGTGGAGGCCAGCCTCACCCGGGAGGAAACCTATAGCCGGCTGCGGGAGTTAATACAAGACCTGCCCGCCGCGCAGAAAGAAGTGCTGGTGATGCGCCACTACGGCGACATGAGCTTTCAGGAAATTGCGGACGCGACAGGGGTGAGCATCAACACGGCGCTGGGGCGTATGCGCTACGCGCTGATCAATCTGCGGAAGAAAATGGCCGCACATCCTGTCTTCTATGATCAAAACCTTTACCCAAGAGAAACTGCTCCGGTACGTGTACAACGAATTGCCGGCTGATGAGCAAGCCGGCCTGGAGCAAGCCCTGACCCACGATGCCGAACTGGCGGGCCAGTGCGCCGATCTGTTGCTAGCCCAGCGGGTGCTAGATGGCGTGCGCAGCACGCCCAGTGCTGGTACAACTCAATCTATTCTGCAGTATTCGCGTACGTTTTTAGCCGCGTCCTAAGGGCGCGGCTTTTCTTTTTTTATGCGTAAGACCGAGCGGTACCGCCGCTTTCTGGACTACTTCACCACCCACTTTCCCGCCCCCGAAACCGAGCTGCACTACCGTAGCCCGTACGAGCTGATTGTGGCCGTGGTGCTCAGTGCCCAATGCACTGACAAACGCGTGAACCTGGTCACGCCGGCTCTTTTCGAGCAATTCCCCACACCTGCCCACCTAGCGGCTGCCTCTGTGGAGGAAATTTTCCCTTTCATTCGGAGTGTATCCTACCCCAACAACAAGGCCAAGCATCTGGCCGGGCTGGGGCGCCTTCTGGTGCAGGAGTTCAACTCCGAAGTACCCAGCCAGCTGGAAGATTTGCAGCGCCTGCCCGGCGTGGGCCGCAAAACGGCCAACGTGGTCATGTCCGTGATTTACAACCAGCCTGCTATGGCTGTGGATACGCACGTCTTTCGGGTGTCGCACCGCCTTGGACTAGTTAGCAAAACGGCTACTACCCCACTGGCGGTGGAGAAAGAGTTGGTACTGTATATCCCGGAAGAGTTGGTGAACAAAGCGCACCACTGGCTGATCCTGCACGGGCGCTACATCTGCGTGGCGCGCCACCCCAAATGCGGCATCTGTCCACTCACGGAAATCTGCGCCTATTACCAGAAGGTAGTAAAGCCTACCGCCGCCCTCGGGCTAAACACTGCAGAACAGCTGGAAACCGAGGGAACTGCCGAATAAATCTTCTGATTAGTACAACTTAGTATAAAAGTAGCTTTAAGCAGCACAACGCTTTAGCGCAGGGTGGCCGCCTTTTCCAGCACCTGCTCAACCGTGTGAGCAATTTGCTGGCGGTCAAATAATTGCCGGGCTGCCTGTTGGCCACGTTGGCCGGCTGCCTGCAGCTTTTCTGGCTGCGCGAGCAATTCCAGCAGCTTGGTAGCCAGGACATCAGGCTGCCCGGCCGGCACAAACCAACCG carries:
- a CDS encoding MFS transporter, whose product is MTSSSSFPPARPHDPYAALRVPEFRRLIGARVCLVVATQMQAVVVGWQIYQLTKDPLALGLIGLAEAVPSIVVSLYAGHLADSVRRKNIILAAVVVLLFCAAALLSFTRPEGAGWLLRYHALPLYAVIFTSGLARGFLGPALFSFMPQLLPDRERLANAITWNSSTWQAAAVMGPAIGGLIYAKLGISAAYMTDVVLTTLSLALFLSIAGRPLPPIEGQRLGLKESVLSGVQFIFQNQIVLAALSLDLFAVLFGGAVALLPIFADEILHTGAEGLGYLRAAPAVGSVLMAVLLTYFPLRRHAGRKLLWAVAGFGVATILFALSRNFWLSLMLLFMTGIFDSVSVIVRSTLLHTFTPEYMKGRVSAVNNIFIGSSNEIGAFESGATARLLGTVTSVVLGGTMTLVVVAVTAWRANQLRELDLSPKQETEPVQA
- a CDS encoding alpha/beta hydrolase family protein, which translates into the protein MPGILLAGPEDPKLNGQWSGMLKVAGTEMEMIVTIVPLSTGGYYAALDIPKQKISRMPMKASLTNQDVLLKIDQAGSRFTGKLNMAGTEMKGTWQQPGITGPLVLKRISTSILNAAFKAAPPYRREEVIVPNKPFKLRLGATLTMPNGAGPFPAVALVSDLGAQDRDASQEQYRMFAILADYLTRQGFAVLRYDDRGVGQSNGRYYSATTADLVTDAQAAMGFLRAHYRVKKNQVGLIGHGEGANIALLAAAQPKGPDFVVSLAGSGQTGQAVMQQQQVEILRLIGANANQVKSALALDNQMVNVIRQTPDDKLARAKVGVLLRQINNDLAFTMVQARVEQLTSPWYRYYLDFNPVSKLHSVKCPVLAMNGTADLQVMANKNLSLLHKGLRNSRKVTIVKLPGVNHLFQPDRSEWALINNEQQPVFAPKALATMDTWLKNRTKTRTSFTAPIKAKLAAPLRKPAPDKTASR
- the nth gene encoding endonuclease III; translation: MRKTERYRRFLDYFTTHFPAPETELHYRSPYELIVAVVLSAQCTDKRVNLVTPALFEQFPTPAHLAAASVEEIFPFIRSVSYPNNKAKHLAGLGRLLVQEFNSEVPSQLEDLQRLPGVGRKTANVVMSVIYNQPAMAVDTHVFRVSHRLGLVSKTATTPLAVEKELVLYIPEELVNKAHHWLILHGRYICVARHPKCGICPLTEICAYYQKVVKPTAALGLNTAEQLETEGTAE
- a CDS encoding RNA polymerase sigma factor, whose amino-acid sequence is METMQPSDSALISLYINGKEEAFELLLNRHKSRVFTTIMLIVRDEAVAEDLLQDTFIKAIHTMKSGRYNEEGKFSSWIGRIAHNLAIDFFRREKRSPLLNLDTSSHAFNSLSHAEEGVEASLTREETYSRLRELIQDLPAAQKEVLVMRHYGDMSFQEIADATGVSINTALGRMRYALINLRKKMAAHPVFYDQNLYPRETAPVRVQRIAG
- a CDS encoding DUF6799 domain-containing protein codes for the protein MLRTTILGFLAVFCLNTAASAQTQPTTQGQQAVRVSLKDGAFRRKGVMMRIQSGKITRLTSSFQLTNGTTVYPDGHVVTTNGTRQQLPDGRAINMQGEIVGLSDDMLTAATIQQLDQMVTGYTGTVISLPNAVPAEAATALQRLERKAALLEQLTDRLAQRTAQAVPVSPEAARLDAQINALAPPAKP